One window of Gavia stellata isolate bGavSte3 chromosome Z, bGavSte3.hap2, whole genome shotgun sequence genomic DNA carries:
- the TOPORS gene encoding E3 ubiquitin-protein ligase Topors isoform X2, with product MAEPLRRLAESARRRRRPPGEERREAPSSGRCRTRRRLKAAAAPARTGSEGPAANMTSGDKEFSEDSNFSPKASTSKLPTDASPDSKCPICLDRFDNVAYLDRCLHRFCFCCVQEWSKNKAECPLCKQPFFSIFHTIRAEDDFKEYILSPSENRSFASPDGRRFRYRTTLTRERRTGSSPSRRTLSPPDNGILFEGLSSEPVRQRDGEIQRMIRRLASRRQASAEGRSLRQIQEEDMINFRRALYRTGVRIRSIQDGGRYRDISAEFFRRNPACLHRLVPWLKRELTVLFGAHGSLVNIVQHIIMSNVTRYDLESQAFADDLKPFLLNRTEHFLHEFISFARCPFNVEAYDQHANYDCPAPSYDEGSHSESSIITISPDMAYSQGPDNNLSVTGLGQAPWDDETPGPSYSISEEVRATIASPLETSESSDEDSAAKSRRTKLHTQSQANADSNDSDSSSDNCVIVGYVKPLAERTPEVVELSSDSEKSIREEKREDVKKQQPIQCRSWSDSEPSRSFSPHSPTYKEDVGSCRSCLSPAVEKTESKDGEKNKCKVKDLSPQDLSWSPSPGSDTVCSPWNHRLSRKGKSRSPQPCTRSSRGRHGHRSRREHRSKSQLKRRRSRSRDSSKHRSKRSSRRARAHDTRVSLKSQRGSLSRESTPSREVSRSRSRSKGRSKRRSRSRDSDRYYVRDNYQSRYQWGYAFCSRKSFGDGYESSSRRRTQSNALYSRQSASPEYRIRSFVERTDPHSQRGVHERHYYCYERCRSRSRSSNRSRTPSGGTDRMKSEKPGGKRKYKTRHLENAFMGSTSLERENDPKKTFSKFSDCCKNEDSLSDNRASSETKRKKKKKKVRSPSVEIVYEGKATDTTRHLKKKKKKHKKKHRKHHMSNSAHSSPVVITIDSDSSKEPESNECDSSITWAGATQIPERENESPSSFSGRAGCEGVYRVGEGTGGAVEKYSIPTGRGDLGSDIRNADVELGGTAADQSPVTADTSSNTPPTETVTRYVQEAPAAPSSQLPSPRISLLERPERRPLILRLPKRLVNRSSWFDFPEEKM from the exons ATGGCAGAACCGTTACGGCGCCTGGCGGAgagcgcccgccgccgccgccgcccgccgggggAGGAGCGGCGGGAGGCGCCCAGCTCCGGACGCTGCCGGACGCGCCGCCGGCTGAAGGCGGCCGCGGCCCCAGCTCGCACGGGGAGCGAGGGCCCGGCAGCG AACATGACTTCAGGAGATAAAGAGTTTTCAGAAGATAGCAACTTTTCGCCAAAAGCCAGCACCAGCAAGCTGCCAACAGATGCATCTCCTGACTCTAAATGCCCCATCTGCTTGGATAGATTTGACAATGTTGCATATCTAGATCGCTGCTTGCATAggttctgtttctgctgtgtcCAGGAGTGgtcaaaaaacaaagcagaatgcCCTCTCTGCAAGCaaccctttttttccattttccatacCATTCGTGCTGAAGATGACTTTAAGGAGTACATACTCAGCCCTTCAGAAAATAGGTCCTTTGCCAGCCCTGATGGCCGGAGATTTCGTTACCGTACCACCTTAACAAGGGAACGCCGCACTGGCAGTTCCCCTTCCCGACGGACGCTGTCCCCTCCAGATAACGGGATATTGTTTGAAGGGCTGTCGAGCGAACCAGTGCggcagagagatggagagatTCAGCGGATGATAAGAAGGCTGGCCTCAAGGAGGCAGGCTAGCGCAGAGGGCAGATCTCTGCGGCAGATTCAGGAGGAGGACATGATCAACTTCCGCAGAGCTCTGTACCGCACTGGTGTGCGTATTCGTAGTATTCAGGATGGTGGTCGCTATCGAGACATTTCAGCAGAGTTTTTCCGCCGCAACCCTGCTTGCCTTCACAGGTTGGTTCCTTGGTTGAAGCGAGAACTTACAGTCCTGTTTGGTGCCCATGGATCTCTCGTTAATATTGTACAGCACATTATCATGAGTAATGTGACTAGGTATGATCTGGAAAGTCAGGCCTTTGCTGACGATTTAAAGCCATTTTTGCTGAATCGGACTGAACACTTCTTGCATGAATTCATCAGTTTTGCCCGTTGTCCTTTTAACGTAGAAGCGTATGATCAACATGCCAATTATGACTGTCCTGCGCCATCATATGATGAAGGAAGCCACTCAGAATCGTCAATTATTACAATATCTCCAGATATGGCATATTCTCAAGGGCCTGATAACAATTTGTCTGTGACTGGTCTTGGACAGGCCCCCTGGGATGATGAAACTCCGGGGCCTTCCTACTCCATCTCAGAAGAGGTTCGTGCAACCATAGCTTCTCCTCTGGAGACGTCAGAAAGTTCTGATGAGGACTCTGCTGCAAAGAGTCGAAGAACCAAACTGCACACTCAGTCACAGGCTAATGCTGATTCAAACGACAGTGACTCTTCCTCGGACAACTGTGTTATTGTTGGGTATGTTAAGCCGTTGGCTGAGAGGACACCAGAAGTGGTTGAGCTGTCCTCGGACTCGGAGAAGTCCAtcagggaggagaaaagggaagatgTGAAGAAACAGCAGCCAATCCAGTGTCGCAGCTGGAGTGATAGTGAACCAAGCAGGAGTTTCTCGCCACATTCCCCCACGTATAAGGAGGATGTAGGTAGTTGTAGAAGCTGCTTATCTCCTGCAGTTGAGAAGACGGAGTCAAAAGATGGTGAGAAGAACAAATGTAAGGTAAAAGACCTGTCTCCACAGGACTTGAGCTGGAGCCCTTCTCCAGGGAGTGACACGGTATGCTCCCCTTGGAATCACAGATTGTCTAGAAAGGGAAAGTCCAGGAGCCCACAACCCTGTACACGGAGCAGTCGAGGCAGGCATGGCCATCGGTCTAGGAGGGAGCATCGTAGCAAAAGCCAGCTTAAAAGGAGACGATCGAGAAGCAGAGATAGTAGCAAACACAGgagcaaaagaagcagcaggagggcgAGGGCTCATGACACCAGAGTCTCTCTAAAAAGCCAGAGGGGCTCGCTAAGTCGTGAGAGCACTCCATCCAGAGAAGTAAGCAGATCACGATCACGTAGCAAAGGCCGCAGCAAAAGGAGATCAAGAAGTAGAGACAGTGATCGTTATTACGTGAGAGACAATTATCAAAGTAGATACCAGTGGGGATATGCTTTCTGTAGTCGAAAGTCGTTCGGAGATGGCTATGAATCCTCCAGCAGGAGGAGGACTCAGTCTAATGCTCTCTACTCAAGGCAATCTGCTAGTCCAGAATACAGGATACGATCATTTGTTGAAAGGACAGACCCGCATAGCCAGAGGGGAGTCCATGAGAGACACTATTACTGTTATGAAAGATGCAGGTCAAGGAGTCGATCAAGCAACAGGTCAAGGACCCCTTCTGGAGGAACTGacagaatgaaaagtgaaaagccTGGTGGAAAAAGGAAGTACAAAACTCGCCACTTGGAGAACGCATTTATGGGGAGCACAAgtctagaaagagaaaatgaccCTAAGAAAACTTTCTCAAAATTCAGTGACTGCTGCAAAAATGAAGATAGCCTTTCAGACAATCGAGCAAGCAGTGAGACAAAGcgcaagaaaaagaaaaaaaaggtgagaagTCCAAGTGTGGAGATAGTCTatgaaggaaaagcaacagACACAACAAGGCatcttaaaaagaagaagaaaaagcataagAAGAAACACCGGAAGCATCACATGAGTAACTCGGCACATTCTTCTCCTGTGGTGATTACAATTGATAGTGATAGTAGCAAGGAGCCAGAGAGTAACGAATGTGACAGTAGTATTACTTGGGCAGGCGCAACTCAGATACCTGAGAGGGAAAACgagtctccatcttctttttcAGGAAGGGCAGGATGTGAAGGTGTTTACAGAGTTGGTGAGGGAACTGGAGGAGCAGTGGAAAAGTACAGTATTCCTACCGGAAGGGGAGACTTAGGCAGTGACATTAGAAATGCTGATGTGGAACTTGGAGGAACAGCAGCTGATCAGAGTCCTGTCACAGCGGACACCAGCAGTAACACCCCTCCCACAGAAACTGTAACCAGATACGTTCAAGAAGCACCAGCAGCGCCTTCCAGTCAACTGCCTTCCCCCAGGATTTCCCTCCTAGAGCGTCCAGAGAGACGACCATTGATACTAAGACTGCCAAAGAGACTTGTCAACAGATCCTCTTGGTTTGatttcccagaagaaaaaatgtag
- the TOPORS gene encoding E3 ubiquitin-protein ligase Topors isoform X1: MAEPLRRLAESARRRRRPPGEERREAPSSGRCRTRRRLKAAAAPARTGSEGPAAVSAAVGAGSANMTSGDKEFSEDSNFSPKASTSKLPTDASPDSKCPICLDRFDNVAYLDRCLHRFCFCCVQEWSKNKAECPLCKQPFFSIFHTIRAEDDFKEYILSPSENRSFASPDGRRFRYRTTLTRERRTGSSPSRRTLSPPDNGILFEGLSSEPVRQRDGEIQRMIRRLASRRQASAEGRSLRQIQEEDMINFRRALYRTGVRIRSIQDGGRYRDISAEFFRRNPACLHRLVPWLKRELTVLFGAHGSLVNIVQHIIMSNVTRYDLESQAFADDLKPFLLNRTEHFLHEFISFARCPFNVEAYDQHANYDCPAPSYDEGSHSESSIITISPDMAYSQGPDNNLSVTGLGQAPWDDETPGPSYSISEEVRATIASPLETSESSDEDSAAKSRRTKLHTQSQANADSNDSDSSSDNCVIVGYVKPLAERTPEVVELSSDSEKSIREEKREDVKKQQPIQCRSWSDSEPSRSFSPHSPTYKEDVGSCRSCLSPAVEKTESKDGEKNKCKVKDLSPQDLSWSPSPGSDTVCSPWNHRLSRKGKSRSPQPCTRSSRGRHGHRSRREHRSKSQLKRRRSRSRDSSKHRSKRSSRRARAHDTRVSLKSQRGSLSRESTPSREVSRSRSRSKGRSKRRSRSRDSDRYYVRDNYQSRYQWGYAFCSRKSFGDGYESSSRRRTQSNALYSRQSASPEYRIRSFVERTDPHSQRGVHERHYYCYERCRSRSRSSNRSRTPSGGTDRMKSEKPGGKRKYKTRHLENAFMGSTSLERENDPKKTFSKFSDCCKNEDSLSDNRASSETKRKKKKKKVRSPSVEIVYEGKATDTTRHLKKKKKKHKKKHRKHHMSNSAHSSPVVITIDSDSSKEPESNECDSSITWAGATQIPERENESPSSFSGRAGCEGVYRVGEGTGGAVEKYSIPTGRGDLGSDIRNADVELGGTAADQSPVTADTSSNTPPTETVTRYVQEAPAAPSSQLPSPRISLLERPERRPLILRLPKRLVNRSSWFDFPEEKM, encoded by the exons ATGGCAGAACCGTTACGGCGCCTGGCGGAgagcgcccgccgccgccgccgcccgccgggggAGGAGCGGCGGGAGGCGCCCAGCTCCGGACGCTGCCGGACGCGCCGCCGGCTGAAGGCGGCCGCGGCCCCAGCTCGCACGGGGAGCGAGGGCCCGGCAGCGGTGAGTGCGGCAGTGGGGGCCGGGAGCGCC AACATGACTTCAGGAGATAAAGAGTTTTCAGAAGATAGCAACTTTTCGCCAAAAGCCAGCACCAGCAAGCTGCCAACAGATGCATCTCCTGACTCTAAATGCCCCATCTGCTTGGATAGATTTGACAATGTTGCATATCTAGATCGCTGCTTGCATAggttctgtttctgctgtgtcCAGGAGTGgtcaaaaaacaaagcagaatgcCCTCTCTGCAAGCaaccctttttttccattttccatacCATTCGTGCTGAAGATGACTTTAAGGAGTACATACTCAGCCCTTCAGAAAATAGGTCCTTTGCCAGCCCTGATGGCCGGAGATTTCGTTACCGTACCACCTTAACAAGGGAACGCCGCACTGGCAGTTCCCCTTCCCGACGGACGCTGTCCCCTCCAGATAACGGGATATTGTTTGAAGGGCTGTCGAGCGAACCAGTGCggcagagagatggagagatTCAGCGGATGATAAGAAGGCTGGCCTCAAGGAGGCAGGCTAGCGCAGAGGGCAGATCTCTGCGGCAGATTCAGGAGGAGGACATGATCAACTTCCGCAGAGCTCTGTACCGCACTGGTGTGCGTATTCGTAGTATTCAGGATGGTGGTCGCTATCGAGACATTTCAGCAGAGTTTTTCCGCCGCAACCCTGCTTGCCTTCACAGGTTGGTTCCTTGGTTGAAGCGAGAACTTACAGTCCTGTTTGGTGCCCATGGATCTCTCGTTAATATTGTACAGCACATTATCATGAGTAATGTGACTAGGTATGATCTGGAAAGTCAGGCCTTTGCTGACGATTTAAAGCCATTTTTGCTGAATCGGACTGAACACTTCTTGCATGAATTCATCAGTTTTGCCCGTTGTCCTTTTAACGTAGAAGCGTATGATCAACATGCCAATTATGACTGTCCTGCGCCATCATATGATGAAGGAAGCCACTCAGAATCGTCAATTATTACAATATCTCCAGATATGGCATATTCTCAAGGGCCTGATAACAATTTGTCTGTGACTGGTCTTGGACAGGCCCCCTGGGATGATGAAACTCCGGGGCCTTCCTACTCCATCTCAGAAGAGGTTCGTGCAACCATAGCTTCTCCTCTGGAGACGTCAGAAAGTTCTGATGAGGACTCTGCTGCAAAGAGTCGAAGAACCAAACTGCACACTCAGTCACAGGCTAATGCTGATTCAAACGACAGTGACTCTTCCTCGGACAACTGTGTTATTGTTGGGTATGTTAAGCCGTTGGCTGAGAGGACACCAGAAGTGGTTGAGCTGTCCTCGGACTCGGAGAAGTCCAtcagggaggagaaaagggaagatgTGAAGAAACAGCAGCCAATCCAGTGTCGCAGCTGGAGTGATAGTGAACCAAGCAGGAGTTTCTCGCCACATTCCCCCACGTATAAGGAGGATGTAGGTAGTTGTAGAAGCTGCTTATCTCCTGCAGTTGAGAAGACGGAGTCAAAAGATGGTGAGAAGAACAAATGTAAGGTAAAAGACCTGTCTCCACAGGACTTGAGCTGGAGCCCTTCTCCAGGGAGTGACACGGTATGCTCCCCTTGGAATCACAGATTGTCTAGAAAGGGAAAGTCCAGGAGCCCACAACCCTGTACACGGAGCAGTCGAGGCAGGCATGGCCATCGGTCTAGGAGGGAGCATCGTAGCAAAAGCCAGCTTAAAAGGAGACGATCGAGAAGCAGAGATAGTAGCAAACACAGgagcaaaagaagcagcaggagggcgAGGGCTCATGACACCAGAGTCTCTCTAAAAAGCCAGAGGGGCTCGCTAAGTCGTGAGAGCACTCCATCCAGAGAAGTAAGCAGATCACGATCACGTAGCAAAGGCCGCAGCAAAAGGAGATCAAGAAGTAGAGACAGTGATCGTTATTACGTGAGAGACAATTATCAAAGTAGATACCAGTGGGGATATGCTTTCTGTAGTCGAAAGTCGTTCGGAGATGGCTATGAATCCTCCAGCAGGAGGAGGACTCAGTCTAATGCTCTCTACTCAAGGCAATCTGCTAGTCCAGAATACAGGATACGATCATTTGTTGAAAGGACAGACCCGCATAGCCAGAGGGGAGTCCATGAGAGACACTATTACTGTTATGAAAGATGCAGGTCAAGGAGTCGATCAAGCAACAGGTCAAGGACCCCTTCTGGAGGAACTGacagaatgaaaagtgaaaagccTGGTGGAAAAAGGAAGTACAAAACTCGCCACTTGGAGAACGCATTTATGGGGAGCACAAgtctagaaagagaaaatgaccCTAAGAAAACTTTCTCAAAATTCAGTGACTGCTGCAAAAATGAAGATAGCCTTTCAGACAATCGAGCAAGCAGTGAGACAAAGcgcaagaaaaagaaaaaaaaggtgagaagTCCAAGTGTGGAGATAGTCTatgaaggaaaagcaacagACACAACAAGGCatcttaaaaagaagaagaaaaagcataagAAGAAACACCGGAAGCATCACATGAGTAACTCGGCACATTCTTCTCCTGTGGTGATTACAATTGATAGTGATAGTAGCAAGGAGCCAGAGAGTAACGAATGTGACAGTAGTATTACTTGGGCAGGCGCAACTCAGATACCTGAGAGGGAAAACgagtctccatcttctttttcAGGAAGGGCAGGATGTGAAGGTGTTTACAGAGTTGGTGAGGGAACTGGAGGAGCAGTGGAAAAGTACAGTATTCCTACCGGAAGGGGAGACTTAGGCAGTGACATTAGAAATGCTGATGTGGAACTTGGAGGAACAGCAGCTGATCAGAGTCCTGTCACAGCGGACACCAGCAGTAACACCCCTCCCACAGAAACTGTAACCAGATACGTTCAAGAAGCACCAGCAGCGCCTTCCAGTCAACTGCCTTCCCCCAGGATTTCCCTCCTAGAGCGTCCAGAGAGACGACCATTGATACTAAGACTGCCAAAGAGACTTGTCAACAGATCCTCTTGGTTTGatttcccagaagaaaaaatgtag